Proteins from a genomic interval of Phocoena phocoena chromosome 20, mPhoPho1.1, whole genome shotgun sequence:
- the RPL13 gene encoding large ribosomal subunit protein eL13 isoform X1, with protein sequence MAPSRNGMILKPHFHKDWQRRVATWFNQPARKIRRRKARQAKARRIAPRPASGPLRPVVRCPTVRYHTKVRAGRGFSLEELRVAGIHKKVARTIGISVDPRRRNKCTESLQANVQRLKEYRSKLILFPRKPSAPKKGDSSAEELKLATQLTGPVMPIRNVYKKEKARVITEEEKNFKAFASLRMARANARLFGIRAKRAKEAAEQDVEKKK encoded by the exons ATGGCGCCCAGCCGGAATGGCATGATTCTGAAGCCCCACTTCCACAAGGATTGGCAGCGGCGCGTGGCGACGTGGTTCAACCAGCCGGCGCGCAAGATACGCAG ACGCAAGGCCCGGCAGGCCAAGGCGCGCCGCATTGCCCCGCGACCCGCGTCCGGCCCGCTCCGGCCGGTGGTGAGATGCCCCACGGTCAGGTACCACACCAAGGTGCGCGCCGGCAGGGGCTTCAGCCTGGAGGAGCTGAGG GTGGCCGGCATCCACAAAAAGGTGGCCCGGACCATTGGGATCTCGGTGGACCCGAGGCGGCGGAACAAGTGCACAGAGTCCCTGCAGGCGAACGTGCAGCGGCTCAAGGAGTACCGCTCCAAGCTCATCCTCTTCCCCAGGAAGCCCTCGGCCCCCAAGAAGGGAGACAGCTCT GCTGAAGAGCTCAAATTGGCCACCCAGCTGACCGGACCAGTCATGCCGATACGGAAC GTCTACAAGAAGGAGAAAGCCAGAGTCAtcacagaggaagagaagaactTCAAGGCGTTCGCCAGTCTCCGCATGGCCCGTGCCAACGCCCGGCTTTTTGGCATCCGGGCAAAAAGGGCCAAGGAAGCTGCGGAACAGGATGtcgaaaagaaaaaataa
- the RPL13 gene encoding large ribosomal subunit protein eL13 isoform X2, producing MAPSRNGMILKPHFHKDWQRRVATWFNQPARKIRRRKARQAKARRIAPRPASGPLRPVVRCPTVRYHTKVRAGRGFSLEELRVAGIHKKGDSSAEELKLATQLTGPVMPIRNVYKKEKARVITEEEKNFKAFASLRMARANARLFGIRAKRAKEAAEQDVEKKK from the exons ATGGCGCCCAGCCGGAATGGCATGATTCTGAAGCCCCACTTCCACAAGGATTGGCAGCGGCGCGTGGCGACGTGGTTCAACCAGCCGGCGCGCAAGATACGCAG ACGCAAGGCCCGGCAGGCCAAGGCGCGCCGCATTGCCCCGCGACCCGCGTCCGGCCCGCTCCGGCCGGTGGTGAGATGCCCCACGGTCAGGTACCACACCAAGGTGCGCGCCGGCAGGGGCTTCAGCCTGGAGGAGCTGAGG GTGGCCGGCATCCACAAAAAG GGAGACAGCTCT GCTGAAGAGCTCAAATTGGCCACCCAGCTGACCGGACCAGTCATGCCGATACGGAAC GTCTACAAGAAGGAGAAAGCCAGAGTCAtcacagaggaagagaagaactTCAAGGCGTTCGCCAGTCTCCGCATGGCCCGTGCCAACGCCCGGCTTTTTGGCATCCGGGCAAAAAGGGCCAAGGAAGCTGCGGAACAGGATGtcgaaaagaaaaaataa